From a region of the Vanrija pseudolonga chromosome 2, complete sequence genome:
- the ent1 gene encoding Epsin-1: protein MNEIAQLTYNQSDFVEIMEMLDKRLNDKGKNWRHVFKALTVLDYCLHAGSENVVIYFKDNLYIIKTLKEFVYVDDQGKDVGHNVRQKAKDITNLLQDEERLRSERRSRGAMRDRMLGNLAESGLRGEDDYGGPRRRHSNDGPTPASRPQPTRSRTTGGDDDELQRALQASIDSNNDEQRRRNQDRQEEDDLQKALRMSEEEEARKKREAEESTKNALFDDSLNLDSNNLYQQQNQQPVDLFAQQPTGFQLVDVNNPWGQQQLQPQYTSYNPFHAQMLAQQQQQQQEEELRQQQLLQQQQQQEYLRQQQLLQQQQQASLLPQPTGYGSNNPFAPKQPQSSLLDPQPGSSFNNSFLPVPQATTSQTPSPSFTQQQPLTPSSPPKTTVKPAWQAPVRADDGNHADLANLIGRGREDGLDTFGNVGNLRVPTGSVFHQSNRVAVQQTGIQSQATGFGANNPFGRPPQQQQQNSDQPFFSI from the exons aacTGGCGCCATGTcttcaag GCGCTCACCGTCCTCGACTACTGCCTTCATGCCGGATCTGAGAACGTCGTCATCTACTTCAAGGACAACTTGTACATCATCAAGACGCTCAAGGAGTTTGTCTATGTCGACGACCAGGGCAAGGACGTCGGCCACAATGTCCGCCAGAAGGCAAAGGACATTACGAACCTGTtgcaggacgaggagagaCTTCGGTCGGAGAGGAGGTCTCGTGGTGCTATGCGTGACCGCATGCTCGGCAACCTGGCGGAGAGCGGCTTGCGTGGAGAGGACGACTATGGtggaccgcgccgccgtcactcGAACGATGGACCTACACCGGCCAGCCGCCCCCAGCCGACGAGAAGCCGTACCACCGgtggagacgacgacgagctgcagcgtGCTCTCCAGGCGAGTATCGACAGCAACAACGACGAGCAGAGACGCCGAAACCAGGACAGacaggaggaggacgacctcCAGAAGGCCCTCAGAAtgtccgaggaggaggaggcgcggaaaaagcgcgaggcggaggagtCGACCAAGAATGCGCTCTTCGACGACAGCTTGAACCTCGACTCCAACAACCTCTACCAGCAGCAGAACCAGCAGCCCGTCGACTTGTTCGCCCAGCAGCCTACTGGCTTCCAGCTCGTGGACGTCAACAACCCGtggggccagcagcagcttcAGCCCCAGTACACGTCGTACAAC CCATTCCACGCTCAGAtgctcgcccagcagcagcaacagcagcaggaagaggagctccgccagcagcagttgctccagcagcagcaacagcaagaGTACttgcgccagcagcagctcctccagcaacagcagcaggccaGCTTGCTTCCCCAGCCTACTGGCTACGGCTCAAACAACCCGTTCGCGCCCAAGCAGCCCCAGTCGTCGCTTCTTGACCCTCAGCCAGGAAGCAGCTTCAACAACTCATTCCTTCCCGTGCCCCAGGCTACGACGTCGCAGACGCCTTCTCCGTCGttcacgcagcagcagccgctcacaccgtcgtcgcctcccAAGACGACTGTCAAGCCTGCATGGCAGGCGCCTGTCagagccgacgacggcaaccACGCGGACCTTGCCAACCTCATTGGCCGTGGTCGCGAGGACGGCCTCGACACGTTCGGCAACGTTGGAAACCTGCGTGTGCCCACAGGCAGCGTGTTCCACCAGTCGAACCGCGTTGCGGTCCAGCAGACTGGCATTCAGTCGCAGGCTACGGGCTTCGGTGCCAACAACCCATTCGGCCGccccccgcagcagca